In the Candidatus Omnitrophota bacterium genome, one interval contains:
- a CDS encoding V-type ATP synthase subunit D, whose product MSKIKLTKGELKRQRDSLKQFEHYLPTLQLKKQQLQMKILESRQRIEALEAGIRRKESVLQAWVGLLADPLLQDVRPPFDLQAFLVPRQVITTQVNIAGANIPVFRDIVFSEAEYDLYATPLWVDEAVARLREIVTLLAEINVIRRQIEILQHELRITTQRVNLFEKVKIPECRDNIRVIRIYLGDQQANAVGIGKVAKKKIAESALVGSPA is encoded by the coding sequence ATGTCTAAAATCAAACTCACCAAAGGCGAACTCAAGCGCCAGCGCGACAGCCTCAAACAGTTCGAGCATTATCTGCCGACACTGCAGTTGAAAAAACAGCAGCTGCAGATGAAGATCCTGGAATCGCGGCAGAGGATCGAGGCCCTGGAGGCCGGTATCCGCCGGAAAGAATCCGTCCTGCAGGCCTGGGTGGGCCTTCTGGCCGACCCTCTGCTCCAGGACGTCCGGCCGCCGTTTGATCTGCAGGCATTCCTGGTTCCCCGGCAGGTGATCACGACCCAGGTGAACATCGCCGGCGCCAACATCCCGGTTTTCCGGGACATTGTTTTTTCTGAAGCGGAATATGATCTGTACGCGACGCCGCTCTGGGTGGACGAGGCGGTCGCGCGGTTGCGTGAAATTGTCACCCTGCTTGCCGAGATCAATGTGATTCGCCGGCAGATCGAGATCCTCCAGCACGAATTGCGGATCACCACCCAGCGGGTCAACCTGTTCGAGAAGGTCAAAATTCCGGAATGCCGCGACAATATCCGCGTGATCCGGATTTATCTCGGCGACCAGCAGGCCAACGCGGTCGGGATCGGCAAGGTCGCCAAGAAGAAGATCGCTGAGAGCGCCTTGGTTGGGAGCCCCGCATGA
- a CDS encoding V-type ATP synthase subunit K (produces ATP from ADP in the presence of a proton gradient across the membrane; the K subunit is a nonenzymatic component which binds the dimeric form by interacting with the G and E subunits), with protein sequence MENSLLVQLKDLGLAGSLALAAVGSGLGAGAAGMAAIGAWKKCFAQGKSAPFILVAFVGAPLSQTIYGFIIMQFIVEAAVKGHYLWGMGILGGIAMGVSAWMQGKAGAAASDAYAETGKGTGNYFMVLGIIESVALFVMVFLLINIEKVSG encoded by the coding sequence ATGGAGAACAGCCTTTTGGTGCAATTGAAGGATTTGGGTCTGGCCGGTTCGCTGGCCCTGGCCGCGGTGGGTTCTGGCCTGGGGGCCGGGGCGGCAGGCATGGCCGCGATCGGCGCCTGGAAGAAATGTTTTGCCCAGGGCAAAAGCGCGCCTTTCATTCTTGTGGCCTTCGTCGGGGCCCCGCTTTCGCAGACGATCTATGGTTTCATCATCATGCAGTTCATCGTGGAAGCGGCCGTCAAGGGCCATTATTTATGGGGCATGGGAATTCTCGGCGGGATCGCCATGGGCGTGTCCGCCTGGATGCAGGGGAAGGCCGGTGCCGCCGCGTCCGATGCTTACGCGGAAACCGGCAAAGGGACCGGGAATTATTTCATGGTCCTGGGGATCATTGAATCCGTGGCTTTGTTCGTCATGGTGTTTTTGCTGATCAACATTGAAAAAGTGTCCGGCTAA
- a CDS encoding GIY-YIG nuclease family protein: protein MFYVYVLRSLKNNKRYVGSTQLLPEERLKQHNQGSNTWTKQNGPFRLIYSESYPTNSEARKRERFLKSGVGRKFLDDMLDNTGD, encoded by the coding sequence ATGTTTTACGTTTATGTTTTAAGAAGTCTCAAGAATAATAAAAGGTATGTTGGCAGCACGCAACTGTTGCCGGAAGAAAGACTCAAACAGCATAATCAGGGATCTAACACATGGACGAAGCAAAATGGGCCGTTTCGGTTGATTTATTCCGAGTCGTATCCTACCAATTCGGAAGCGAGGAAAAGGGAGAGATTTCTGAAGAGCGGAGTTGGAAGAAAGTTTTTGGATGACATGTTGGACAACACGGGCGATTAG